A genomic segment from Variovorax paradoxus B4 encodes:
- the nirB gene encoding nitrite reductase large subunit NirB, with product MKKLNLVMVGNGMAGVRTLEELLKLAPELYDITVFGAEPHPNYNRILLSPVLAGEQTVEEIVLNSWEWYTDNHITLHAGKKVVEVDRVKRIVRAVDAQGGVTEAPYDRLLMCTGSNPFMLPVPGKDLKGVIAYRDIADTDYMIEAARTHKSAVVIGGGLLGLEAANGLMLRGMDVTVVHVMPWLMERQLDDVAGKLLQKSLEDRGLKFLIGAQTQELVGDSNEGKDGRVKAIRFKDGTEVAADLVVMAVGIRPNTELAERMRLHCQRGIVVTDTMQTVTDARIYSVGECAAHRGIAYGLVAPLFEQAKVAANHLAQFGIGRYLGSLTSTKLKVTGIDLFSAGEFMGGEGTEEIVMSDPFGGVYKKLVIKDDKLVGACLYGDTVDGSWYFKLLRDGRSVGDIRDKLMFGESNIGDTGHEGHSKAASMPDEAEVCGCNGVTKGTICKAIKDKGLFTLDEVKKHTKASASCGSCTGLVEQILMFTAGGDYSATPKKKAVCGCTDANHQDVRDAIRKEHYLTHDAVYRNLGWRTPNGCATCRPAINYYLISTWPKEAKDDPQSRFINERSHANIQKDGTYSVIPRMWGGHTTPDELRRIADAADKYKIPTVKVTGGQRIDLLGVKKEDLEGVWKDIGMPSGFAYAKSLRTVKTCVGSEWCRFGTQDSTQMGKDLERALWAMYSPHKVKLAVSGCPRNCAEAGIKDVGVIGVDSGWELYVGGNGGIKTEVAQFLVKVKTAAEVMEYSGAFLQLYREEGWYLERTVHYIGRVGLDYVKKKILEDEAGRKALWERLQFALDGEPDPWFESSQASVDVRQFTPVAVVDDNATQAA from the coding sequence ATGAAGAAACTCAACCTCGTGATGGTCGGCAACGGCATGGCCGGCGTGCGCACGCTCGAAGAGCTCCTGAAGCTCGCGCCGGAGCTGTACGACATCACCGTCTTCGGTGCCGAGCCGCATCCCAACTACAACCGCATCCTCTTGTCGCCCGTGCTCGCGGGCGAGCAGACCGTGGAGGAGATCGTGCTCAACAGCTGGGAGTGGTACACCGACAACCACATCACCCTGCACGCCGGCAAGAAGGTGGTCGAGGTCGACCGCGTGAAACGCATCGTGCGCGCCGTGGATGCGCAAGGTGGCGTCACCGAAGCCCCTTACGACCGCCTGCTCATGTGCACCGGCTCCAACCCCTTCATGCTCCCGGTGCCCGGCAAGGACCTCAAGGGCGTCATCGCCTACCGCGACATCGCCGACACCGACTACATGATCGAGGCCGCGCGCACCCACAAGAGCGCGGTCGTCATCGGCGGCGGCCTGCTGGGCCTGGAAGCGGCCAACGGCCTGATGCTGCGCGGCATGGACGTCACCGTGGTGCACGTCATGCCCTGGCTGATGGAGCGCCAGCTCGACGACGTCGCGGGCAAGCTGCTGCAGAAGTCGCTGGAAGACCGCGGCCTGAAGTTCCTGATCGGTGCCCAGACCCAGGAGCTCGTCGGTGACAGCAATGAGGGAAAGGATGGCCGGGTCAAGGCCATCCGCTTCAAGGACGGCACCGAAGTGGCCGCCGACCTGGTCGTCATGGCCGTGGGCATCCGCCCCAATACCGAGCTGGCCGAGCGGATGCGCCTGCACTGCCAGCGCGGCATCGTCGTCACCGACACCATGCAGACCGTGACCGACGCGCGCATCTACTCGGTCGGCGAATGCGCGGCCCACCGCGGCATCGCCTACGGCCTGGTCGCCCCCCTCTTCGAGCAGGCCAAGGTCGCGGCCAACCACCTGGCCCAGTTCGGCATCGGGCGCTACCTGGGCTCGCTGACCTCCACCAAGCTCAAGGTCACCGGCATCGACCTCTTCTCCGCCGGCGAGTTCATGGGCGGCGAGGGCACCGAGGAGATCGTCATGAGCGACCCCTTCGGCGGGGTCTACAAGAAGCTGGTGATCAAGGACGACAAGCTGGTGGGCGCCTGCCTGTACGGCGACACGGTGGACGGCAGCTGGTACTTCAAGCTGCTGCGCGACGGGCGCAGCGTGGGCGACATCCGCGACAAGCTGATGTTCGGCGAATCGAACATCGGCGACACCGGCCACGAGGGCCACAGCAAGGCCGCCAGCATGCCCGACGAGGCCGAGGTGTGCGGCTGCAACGGCGTGACCAAGGGCACCATCTGCAAGGCCATCAAGGACAAGGGCCTGTTCACCCTGGACGAGGTCAAGAAGCACACCAAGGCCAGCGCCAGCTGCGGCTCGTGCACCGGGCTGGTCGAGCAGATCCTGATGTTCACCGCCGGCGGCGACTACTCGGCCACGCCCAAGAAGAAGGCGGTGTGCGGCTGCACCGACGCCAACCACCAGGACGTGCGCGACGCGATCAGGAAGGAACACTACCTCACGCACGACGCGGTCTACCGCAACCTGGGCTGGCGCACGCCCAACGGCTGCGCCACCTGCCGCCCGGCCATCAACTACTACCTGATCAGCACCTGGCCCAAGGAGGCCAAGGACGATCCGCAGAGCCGCTTCATCAACGAGCGCAGCCACGCCAACATCCAGAAGGACGGCACCTACTCGGTCATTCCCCGGATGTGGGGCGGCCACACCACGCCCGACGAGCTGCGGCGCATCGCGGATGCGGCCGACAAGTACAAGATCCCGACGGTGAAGGTCACGGGCGGCCAGCGCATCGACCTGCTGGGGGTGAAGAAGGAGGACCTGGAAGGCGTGTGGAAGGACATCGGCATGCCCTCGGGCTTTGCCTATGCCAAGAGCCTGCGCACGGTGAAGACCTGCGTGGGCAGCGAGTGGTGCCGCTTCGGCACGCAGGACTCCACCCAGATGGGCAAGGACCTGGAGCGCGCGCTGTGGGCGATGTACTCGCCGCACAAGGTCAAGCTGGCGGTCTCGGGCTGCCCGCGCAACTGCGCCGAGGCGGGGATCAAGGACGTGGGGGTGATCGGGGTGGATTCGGGCTGGGAGCTGTATGTGGGCGGCAACGGCGGCATCAAGACCGAGGTGGCGCAGTTCCTGGTGAAGGTGAAGACGGCCGCCGAGGTGATGGAGTATTCGGGCGCCTTCCTGCAGCTGTACCGCGAGGAAGGCTGGTACCTGGAGCGCACGGTGCACTACATCGGGCGGGTGGGGCTGGACTACGTGAAGAAGAAGATCCTCGAAGACGAAGCCGGCCGCAAGGCGCTGTGGGAGCGGCTGCAGTTCGCGCTCGATGGCGAGCCCGATCCGTGGTTCGAGTCGAGCCAGGCGTCCGTCGATGTGCGGCAGTTCACGCCGGTGGCGGTGGTGGATGACAACGCAACGCAGGCCGCCTGA
- a CDS encoding bifunctional protein-serine/threonine kinase/phosphatase has product MSFEVDIGYSSQRGPRDVNEDFAGAVNAPPGDESRGLIAAIADGVSTGGRGLEAAQTTVMGLLADYFATPDTWEPTAALDRLVAAQNAWLADHNRRRQGSATALTTLTALVLHGQSYTLAHVGDTRAWRVRADGEPAAPLTQDHAFEHPDMRSRLTRAIGLDDQVRVDYAQGDVRVGDCFVLTTDGVHGVLKPQRLAALALQGGAEEASEALVNAALDAGTRDNATALVIRVVGLDVRQLDDELGDGRRLAPPPLLKVGDALDGYVVTGLVADTGVHLLYQARNAATRELVALKTLHPSRASDPQERAMLAHEAWLGQRVGSGGFVRVHERAENASALYIVFDWHGGRTLEQMRKSGARGAVAEVVSAAIEVTKALGRLHRHGVVHRDIKPGNLHLGDDGRWRILDLGVALSGREGPAQRELHAGTPSYINPEQWEGAEADTASDLFALGVTLYQWLGGHLPYGEIEPYQVARYRRDPAALSRLRPDVPVWLDHLVRKAVARDPRERFETAEEMLLALERGASRPVSAPAATPLIRRDPAALYKIALAVSLLFNALLVVWLLFLPR; this is encoded by the coding sequence ATGAGCTTTGAAGTGGACATCGGCTACAGCAGCCAGCGCGGACCGCGCGACGTGAATGAAGACTTTGCCGGCGCGGTGAACGCACCGCCGGGCGACGAGTCGCGCGGGCTCATCGCGGCCATTGCCGATGGCGTATCCACGGGCGGCCGTGGCCTCGAGGCGGCGCAGACCACCGTCATGGGCCTCTTGGCCGACTACTTCGCGACGCCCGACACCTGGGAGCCGACCGCCGCGCTCGACCGCCTGGTCGCCGCGCAGAACGCCTGGCTCGCCGACCACAACCGGCGGCGGCAGGGCAGCGCCACCGCGCTCACCACCCTGACGGCGCTGGTGCTGCACGGCCAGAGCTACACGCTCGCGCATGTGGGCGACACGCGAGCATGGCGCGTGCGCGCCGATGGCGAGCCGGCCGCGCCGCTGACCCAGGACCACGCCTTCGAGCATCCCGACATGCGCAGCCGTTTGACGCGCGCCATCGGTCTGGACGACCAGGTGCGTGTCGACTACGCGCAGGGCGACGTCCGCGTGGGCGACTGCTTCGTGCTCACCACCGATGGCGTGCACGGCGTGCTCAAGCCGCAGCGCCTGGCCGCGCTCGCCTTGCAGGGCGGTGCCGAGGAGGCGAGCGAGGCGCTGGTGAACGCGGCCCTCGACGCCGGCACGCGCGACAACGCGACCGCACTGGTCATTCGCGTCGTCGGCCTCGACGTGCGGCAGTTGGACGACGAACTCGGCGACGGCCGCCGCCTGGCGCCGCCGCCCTTGCTGAAGGTGGGCGACGCGCTCGACGGCTACGTCGTCACCGGGCTGGTGGCCGACACCGGCGTGCACCTGCTCTACCAGGCGCGCAATGCGGCCACGCGCGAACTCGTGGCGCTCAAGACGCTGCATCCCTCGCGCGCCAGCGATCCGCAGGAGCGAGCCATGCTCGCGCACGAAGCCTGGCTGGGCCAGCGCGTGGGCAGCGGCGGATTCGTGCGCGTGCACGAGCGCGCCGAGAACGCCAGTGCGCTCTACATCGTGTTCGACTGGCACGGCGGGCGCACGCTGGAACAGATGCGCAAATCCGGCGCGCGCGGCGCGGTGGCCGAGGTGGTTTCCGCTGCCATCGAGGTCACCAAGGCCCTGGGCCGGCTGCACCGCCACGGCGTGGTGCATCGCGACATCAAGCCCGGCAACCTGCACCTGGGCGACGATGGCCGCTGGCGCATCCTCGACCTGGGCGTGGCACTGTCGGGCCGCGAAGGCCCGGCCCAACGGGAACTGCATGCCGGCACGCCGAGCTACATCAACCCCGAGCAGTGGGAGGGCGCCGAGGCCGACACAGCGAGCGACCTGTTCGCGCTCGGCGTCACGCTGTACCAGTGGCTCGGCGGCCATCTGCCCTACGGCGAGATCGAGCCCTACCAGGTGGCGCGCTACCGGCGCGACCCGGCCGCGCTCTCGCGCCTGCGGCCCGACGTGCCCGTGTGGCTCGACCATCTGGTGCGCAAGGCCGTTGCGCGCGATCCGCGGGAGCGCTTCGAAACCGCCGAGGAAATGCTGCTTGCCCTGGAGCGCGGCGCTTCCCGCCCCGTGAGTGCGCCCGCCGCCACGCCGCTGATCCGCCGCGACCCGGCCGCGCTCTACAAGATCGCGCTGGCCGTGTCGCTGCTGTTCAACGCACTGCTCGTGGTGTGGCTGCTCTTCTTGCCACGTTGA
- a CDS encoding MFS transporter, translating to MSSFKTFLHSGHGPTLFAAFLYFSFSCCIWVLNGAMAPFIGETFDLSPAQKGLMLSVPIIAGALMRFPLGILSQYIGRKNATLVEMGLIAVAMLFGFFFVKSFNDLLAMGVLLGIAGASFGVALSLGSGWFPPQHKGLAMGLVGAGNVGTAVSVLVAPPLAQWLGWQAVYGVAAGAILVPMIVMIVFAKEPPDVDSHASFREHIACLFEKDGWVFSLIYGVTFGGFIGLTTFLPSYYYDQFGVSKVQAGQLTMLAAFMGAAVRIVGGWISDRWGGVNTLTVVLLVVAVGLVLVGISSGSLALTTLLLILCFAALGAGNGALFQLVPLRWPTSTAVAGSMIGEIGALGGGLVPNAMGLSKQYLGSYVWGFVFFGALSLVMLGVMRVMQIRWTRTWAEKGGRARTSPHAAEAKYVPPARKTARP from the coding sequence ATGTCCAGCTTCAAGACCTTTCTGCATTCCGGCCACGGGCCGACGCTGTTTGCGGCCTTTCTGTACTTCTCGTTCTCGTGCTGCATCTGGGTGCTCAACGGCGCCATGGCGCCCTTCATCGGCGAGACCTTCGACCTCTCGCCCGCGCAGAAGGGCCTGATGCTGTCGGTGCCGATCATCGCGGGCGCGCTGATGCGCTTTCCGCTCGGCATCCTGTCGCAGTACATCGGCCGCAAGAACGCCACGTTGGTCGAGATGGGCCTGATTGCGGTCGCCATGCTGTTCGGCTTCTTCTTCGTGAAGAGCTTCAACGACCTGCTCGCCATGGGCGTGCTGCTGGGCATTGCCGGCGCGAGCTTCGGCGTGGCGCTGTCGCTGGGCTCGGGCTGGTTCCCGCCGCAGCACAAGGGTCTCGCGATGGGCCTGGTGGGTGCCGGCAACGTGGGCACGGCAGTGTCGGTGCTGGTGGCGCCGCCGCTCGCGCAGTGGCTCGGCTGGCAGGCGGTGTACGGTGTGGCGGCCGGCGCCATCCTCGTGCCGATGATCGTGATGATCGTGTTCGCCAAGGAACCGCCCGACGTCGACAGCCACGCCAGCTTCCGCGAACACATCGCCTGCCTGTTCGAGAAAGACGGCTGGGTGTTCAGCCTGATCTACGGCGTGACCTTCGGCGGCTTCATCGGGCTCACCACCTTCCTGCCCTCCTACTACTACGACCAGTTCGGCGTGAGCAAGGTGCAGGCCGGACAGCTGACGATGCTCGCAGCCTTCATGGGCGCCGCCGTGCGCATCGTGGGCGGCTGGATCTCCGACCGCTGGGGCGGCGTCAACACGCTGACCGTGGTGCTGCTGGTGGTGGCCGTCGGGCTCGTGCTGGTAGGCATCTCGTCGGGGTCGCTCGCGCTCACCACGCTGCTGCTGATCCTGTGCTTTGCCGCCCTGGGCGCGGGCAACGGCGCGCTGTTCCAGCTGGTGCCGCTGCGCTGGCCCACGAGCACCGCGGTGGCCGGCTCGATGATCGGCGAGATCGGCGCGCTGGGCGGCGGCCTGGTGCCCAACGCCATGGGCCTGTCGAAGCAGTACCTGGGCAGCTATGTCTGGGGCTTCGTGTTCTTCGGTGCGCTGTCGCTGGTGATGCTCGGCGTCATGCGCGTGATGCAAATCCGCTGGACCCGCACCTGGGCCGAGAAAGGTGGCCGGGCGCGCACCTCGCCCCACGCTGCCGAAGCCAAGTACGTGCCCCCAGCGAGGAAGACGGCACGGCCATGA
- the ybiB gene encoding DNA-binding protein YbiB, with product MGISQYIKEIGRGARGAKPLTREQATDLFGQVLDGTVTDLEIGGFCLAMRIKGETPEEMAGFLDATHARLDHVPAADRPLIVLPSYNGARRLPVLTPLLALLLAREGLPVLVHGSATETSRVLASNVLEALDVPALSAIRKIPCGEVGFAPTELLNPALKRLLDVRRVVGLRNPGHSVVKLMQPTTGPCVVVASYTHPEYARTMGETFELMGMTALLSRGLEGEVVSDPRRTAQIDGFVRGVRSELQAQESGTSSEVPGLPKEIDVTTTAEYTRRVLNGELPVPEAIATQVRHITQLASHA from the coding sequence ATGGGAATCAGCCAATACATCAAGGAAATCGGCCGCGGCGCGCGAGGCGCCAAGCCGCTCACGCGCGAGCAGGCCACGGACCTGTTCGGCCAGGTGCTGGACGGCACCGTCACCGACCTGGAGATCGGCGGCTTTTGCCTTGCCATGCGCATCAAGGGCGAAACGCCCGAGGAGATGGCGGGTTTCCTCGATGCCACGCATGCGCGGCTCGATCATGTGCCCGCCGCCGATCGGCCGCTCATCGTGCTGCCGAGCTACAACGGCGCACGCCGGCTGCCGGTGCTCACGCCGCTGCTGGCGCTGCTGCTGGCCCGCGAAGGCCTGCCGGTGCTGGTGCATGGCAGCGCCACCGAAACCTCGCGCGTGCTGGCGTCGAACGTGCTGGAGGCGCTGGACGTGCCCGCGCTGTCGGCCATCCGCAAGATCCCCTGCGGCGAGGTGGGCTTTGCGCCGACCGAGCTGCTCAATCCCGCGCTCAAGCGGCTGCTCGACGTACGCCGCGTGGTCGGCCTGCGCAACCCTGGCCACAGCGTGGTCAAGCTGATGCAGCCGACCACCGGCCCTTGCGTGGTCGTGGCAAGCTACACCCATCCGGAATACGCACGGACCATGGGCGAGACCTTCGAGCTCATGGGCATGACCGCCCTGCTCTCGCGCGGCCTCGAGGGCGAAGTGGTGTCCGACCCGCGCCGCACCGCGCAGATCGACGGCTTCGTGCGCGGCGTGCGCAGCGAACTGCAGGCCCAGGAAAGTGGCACGTCGAGCGAGGTGCCGGGCCTGCCGAAAGAAATCGACGTCACGACCACGGCCGAATACACGCGACGTGTGCTGAATGGCGAGCTTCCCGTGCCGGAGGCCATCGCAACGCAGGTGAGGCATATCACGCAACTGGCATCCCACGCATGA
- a CDS encoding nitrate reductase, translating into MEETRSTCPYCGVGCGVIIESDGAQITGVRGDPDHPANFGRLCTKGSTLHLTATATVTRQTRLLQPMRRAERGAEPAPIAWNTALDDAVGKFEQVIRDHGPDAVGFYVSGQLLTEDYYVFNKLAKGLIGTNNIDTNSRLCMSSAVAGYKQTLGADAPPACYDDLKHVQCLFIVGSNAAWAHPILFRRIEDAKAANPGLKIIVADPRRTDTVEIADLFLPIQPGTDVMLFNGMLHLMLWEGWTDNGYIAAHTSGFDALKTTVRECTPDKVAQICGISKEDLLAAARLFATSPATLSLYCQGLNQSSSGTAKNAALINLHLATGQIGKPGAGPFSLTGQPNAMGGREVGGLANLLSAHRDLANPAHRAEVAALWNVPSVPEKPGKTAVEMFQAAADGEIRALWIACTNPAQSMPDQATVRRALERAEFVVVQEAFSTTATCAFADLLLPATTWGEKEGTVTNSERRISRVRPAVAAPGEARHDWSIAVDFARRLEQRLGRTSTLFPYDSAERVWNEHRESTRGRDLDITGMSYAMLDTAGPQQWPLKEGEATGRARLYEDGIFPTPDGRARFVDTVYKPVAEAREARYPFSLNTGRLRDQWHGMSRTGTVGRLFGHVAEPVVQMNAQDMARRQLKDGDLVHLTSRRGSILLPAQASAEIGLSQAFVAMHWGEEYLSGCSSTGTPLAGINALTTSAYCPSSKQPELKHTPVKILKAELPWSLLAMAWLPPDAALAAHQALKPMMAMFPFATCVPFSGNTPGEERSGILFRAAAHDAPADETIDRIEGLLGLRGSDALRYADRRRGQSRVARLVRRADGNAGLEAFLLGGDTSAEAWIGTLLREEIPAQSYGRLLLSPGARAPVAVQSRGHPVCTCFNVTDLAIQAELGRCTGTPDERLAALQGTLKCGTNCGSCLPELKRMVRATPAETVAEGA; encoded by the coding sequence ATGGAAGAAACTCGCTCCACCTGCCCTTACTGCGGCGTGGGCTGCGGTGTGATCATCGAATCCGATGGCGCGCAGATCACCGGCGTGCGGGGCGACCCGGACCATCCGGCCAACTTCGGGCGTCTGTGCACCAAGGGCTCGACGCTGCATCTCACGGCGACGGCCACGGTCACGCGACAGACGCGGCTGCTGCAGCCGATGCGGCGTGCCGAGCGCGGTGCCGAGCCGGCGCCCATCGCGTGGAACACCGCTCTCGACGATGCGGTCGGCAAGTTCGAGCAGGTCATCCGCGACCACGGCCCCGATGCCGTGGGCTTCTATGTCTCGGGCCAGCTGCTCACCGAGGACTACTACGTCTTCAACAAGCTCGCCAAGGGCCTGATCGGCACCAACAACATCGACACCAACTCGCGCCTGTGCATGAGCAGCGCGGTGGCCGGCTACAAGCAGACGCTGGGTGCCGACGCACCACCGGCCTGCTACGACGACCTGAAGCATGTGCAATGCCTTTTCATCGTGGGCAGCAATGCCGCGTGGGCGCACCCGATCCTGTTCCGCCGCATCGAGGATGCGAAGGCCGCGAACCCCGGGCTGAAGATCATCGTGGCCGATCCGCGCCGCACCGACACGGTCGAGATCGCCGACCTGTTCCTGCCGATCCAGCCTGGCACCGACGTCATGCTGTTCAACGGCATGCTGCACCTGATGCTGTGGGAAGGCTGGACCGACAACGGCTACATCGCGGCCCACACCAGCGGCTTCGATGCGCTGAAGACCACGGTGCGCGAATGCACGCCCGACAAGGTGGCGCAGATCTGCGGCATCTCGAAGGAAGACCTGCTCGCCGCGGCGCGCCTGTTCGCGACCTCGCCGGCCACGCTGAGCCTCTATTGCCAGGGCCTCAACCAGTCGTCCAGCGGTACCGCGAAGAATGCGGCGCTGATCAACCTGCACCTTGCCACCGGCCAGATCGGCAAGCCCGGCGCCGGCCCGTTCTCGCTCACGGGCCAGCCCAATGCGATGGGCGGACGCGAAGTGGGCGGCCTGGCCAACCTGCTGAGCGCGCACCGCGACCTGGCCAATCCCGCGCACCGCGCCGAGGTGGCGGCGCTGTGGAACGTGCCCTCGGTACCCGAAAAACCCGGCAAGACTGCGGTCGAGATGTTCCAGGCCGCGGCCGACGGCGAGATCCGCGCGCTGTGGATCGCCTGCACCAACCCCGCCCAGTCGATGCCCGACCAGGCCACGGTGCGCCGCGCCCTCGAGCGCGCCGAGTTCGTGGTGGTGCAGGAAGCCTTTTCGACCACCGCCACCTGCGCCTTCGCCGACCTGCTGCTGCCCGCCACCACCTGGGGAGAGAAGGAAGGTACCGTGACCAACAGTGAACGCCGCATCTCGCGCGTGCGGCCCGCTGTGGCGGCGCCCGGCGAGGCGCGGCACGACTGGTCGATCGCGGTCGACTTCGCACGGCGGCTCGAACAGCGGCTCGGCCGCACCTCCACGCTGTTTCCCTACGACAGCGCCGAACGGGTGTGGAACGAGCACCGCGAATCCACGCGCGGGCGCGACCTCGACATCACCGGCATGAGCTACGCGATGCTCGACACCGCGGGCCCGCAGCAATGGCCGCTGAAGGAAGGCGAGGCCACCGGCCGCGCACGCCTCTACGAAGACGGCATCTTCCCCACGCCGGACGGCCGCGCACGTTTCGTCGACACCGTCTACAAGCCGGTGGCCGAGGCGCGCGAGGCGCGCTATCCATTCTCGCTCAACACAGGCCGCCTGCGCGACCAGTGGCACGGCATGAGCCGCACCGGCACGGTCGGCCGCCTGTTCGGCCACGTGGCCGAGCCGGTGGTGCAGATGAACGCGCAGGACATGGCGCGCCGCCAGCTGAAGGACGGCGACCTCGTGCACCTCACCTCCAGGCGCGGCTCAATCCTGCTGCCCGCGCAGGCCAGCGCCGAGATCGGCCTGAGCCAGGCTTTCGTCGCCATGCACTGGGGCGAGGAATACCTGAGCGGCTGCTCGTCGACCGGCACGCCGCTGGCGGGCATCAACGCGCTGACCACCTCGGCCTACTGCCCCAGCTCGAAGCAGCCCGAACTCAAGCACACGCCGGTCAAGATCCTCAAGGCCGAGCTGCCGTGGTCGCTTCTGGCCATGGCCTGGCTGCCGCCCGACGCCGCGCTGGCCGCGCACCAGGCGCTCAAGCCGATGATGGCGATGTTTCCGTTTGCCACCTGCGTGCCGTTCTCGGGTAACACGCCGGGCGAGGAACGCAGCGGCATCCTGTTCCGCGCCGCCGCGCACGACGCGCCGGCCGATGAAACCATCGATCGCATCGAAGGCCTGCTCGGCCTGCGCGGCAGCGATGCCCTGCGCTACGCCGACCGCCGGCGCGGCCAGAGCCGCGTGGCACGGCTGGTGCGGCGCGCCGACGGCAACGCCGGCCTCGAAGCCTTCCTGCTGGGCGGCGACACCAGCGCCGAAGCCTGGATCGGCACCCTGCTGCGCGAGGAGATTCCGGCGCAAAGCTACGGCCGGCTGCTGCTGTCGCCGGGCGCGCGCGCGCCCGTGGCGGTGCAGTCGCGCGGACATCCGGTCTGCACCTGCTTCAACGTGACCGATCTGGCGATCCAGGCCGAACTGGGCCGCTGCACCGGCACGCCCGACGAGCGCCTGGCAGCCCTGCAGGGCACGCTGAAATGCGGTACCAACTGCGGCTCCTGCCTGCCCGAGCTCAAGCGCATGGTGCGCGCCACGCCGGCCGAAACCGTGGCGGAGGGTGCATAA
- the cobA gene encoding uroporphyrinogen-III C-methyltransferase produces the protein MNKATSSSAAGSCTLVGAGPGDPELLTLKAVKAIQAATVLLVDDLVSESILASYARPDARIVHVGKRGGCKSTPQAFIERLMITAVREGETVVRLKGGDPFIFGRGGEEVEHLREAGIECTVVNGITAGLAAVTSLGVPLTHRDHAQGVVFVTGHARTGAGAAEDPTDWRALAATAHSARLTLVIYMGVAGAGHIERELLHGLPGDTPVAVVQHASLPNQRQVATTLDRLQAGIAEAGIASPAVIVVGDVLRGLAAAVLPADGNRFGT, from the coding sequence ATGAACAAAGCCACTTCTTCATCCGCTGCCGGAAGCTGCACGCTGGTGGGCGCCGGTCCCGGCGACCCCGAACTGCTGACTCTCAAGGCCGTCAAGGCGATCCAGGCCGCGACCGTGCTGCTGGTGGACGACCTCGTGAGCGAGAGCATCCTGGCGTCGTATGCGCGGCCCGATGCACGCATCGTGCACGTGGGCAAGCGCGGCGGCTGCAAGAGCACGCCGCAGGCCTTCATCGAGCGGCTCATGATCACCGCGGTGCGCGAAGGCGAAACCGTGGTCCGGCTCAAGGGCGGCGACCCCTTCATCTTCGGCCGCGGCGGCGAAGAGGTCGAGCACCTGCGCGAGGCCGGCATCGAATGCACGGTGGTCAACGGCATCACGGCCGGCCTCGCGGCCGTCACCTCGCTGGGCGTGCCACTCACCCACCGCGACCATGCGCAGGGCGTGGTGTTCGTCACCGGCCACGCCAGGACCGGCGCCGGCGCGGCCGAAGACCCGACCGACTGGCGCGCCCTGGCCGCCACCGCGCACAGCGCGCGGCTCACGCTCGTGATCTACATGGGCGTGGCGGGCGCCGGCCACATCGAACGCGAACTGCTGCACGGCCTGCCCGGCGACACGCCCGTGGCCGTGGTGCAGCATGCGAGCCTGCCGAACCAGCGCCAGGTCGCGACCACGCTCGACAGGCTGCAGGCCGGCATTGCCGAAGCCGGCATCGCCAGCCCCGCGGTGATCGTGGTGGGCGACGTGCTGCGCGGACTCGCCGCAGCGGTGCTGCCGGCGGACGGGAACCGTTTCGGCACCTAG
- the nirD gene encoding nitrite reductase small subunit NirD codes for MNNNTNNSNSNDWQVICRVEDIPVLGARRVARPVGVDVAVFRNAEDQVFALLDRCPHKGGPLSQGIVFGTSVACPLHNWAIGLDDGCAKSPDEGCTPRFAVKVEDGQVMMNVVELKTHALDLAPPRAGPGAATADKLGDESFDVQAPHGS; via the coding sequence ATGAACAACAACACCAACAACAGCAACAGCAACGACTGGCAGGTGATCTGCCGCGTCGAGGACATCCCGGTGCTGGGTGCACGCCGCGTGGCGCGGCCGGTGGGCGTGGACGTCGCCGTGTTCCGCAACGCCGAGGACCAGGTCTTCGCGCTGCTGGACCGCTGTCCGCACAAGGGCGGCCCCTTGAGCCAGGGCATCGTGTTCGGCACCAGCGTGGCCTGCCCGCTGCACAACTGGGCCATCGGGCTGGACGACGGCTGCGCCAAGTCGCCCGATGAGGGGTGCACGCCGAGGTTTGCCGTGAAGGTCGAAGATGGCCAGGTCATGATGAACGTGGTCGAACTGAAGACGCATGCGCTCGACCTGGCGCCGCCTCGCGCCGGCCCCGGTGCCGCAACGGCCGACAAGCTGGGCGACGAAAGCTTCGACGTGCAGGCGCCGCACGGCAGCTAA